The following proteins are encoded in a genomic region of Pseudosulfitobacter pseudonitzschiae:
- a CDS encoding enoyl-CoA hydratase/isomerase family protein, with translation MTQANVLVEYRGPVAWLTLNRANSLNALSVDLIGELRAAIREIAVAKQVRAIVLTAAGRAFCAGANLKEVLAGLDDADTQKGDFLDAIGATFQALRDLPKPVIGGLNGITVAGGLELAMCCDVLIAGESARIGDAHSNFGVFPGAGGAAVLPCRIGLANAKYLLFSGQSLPARELMRMGLVQEVVGDDALEARLHEFSQLLATKSPLVLSQMKRVANASIEMTQVEALKQELAVLREHLKSNDAAEGLAAFGEKRKPVFTGT, from the coding sequence ATGACTCAAGCGAATGTACTGGTCGAATACCGTGGTCCGGTTGCGTGGCTGACGTTGAACAGGGCCAACAGTCTTAATGCACTTTCTGTCGACCTCATTGGGGAACTGCGCGCCGCGATAAGAGAGATCGCTGTGGCAAAACAGGTGCGCGCAATTGTGCTGACGGCTGCGGGGCGTGCGTTTTGCGCCGGTGCCAATCTGAAGGAAGTCCTCGCTGGTCTGGATGATGCCGATACGCAAAAGGGTGATTTTCTTGACGCTATCGGCGCGACGTTTCAAGCGCTGCGTGATTTGCCGAAACCGGTGATCGGCGGGCTGAATGGCATTACCGTTGCGGGCGGGCTGGAACTCGCGATGTGTTGCGATGTGCTGATTGCGGGCGAGAGCGCCAGAATTGGCGATGCTCATTCGAATTTTGGTGTGTTCCCTGGCGCAGGCGGCGCTGCTGTCTTGCCGTGCCGGATCGGACTCGCAAACGCGAAATACCTCTTGTTTTCGGGCCAAAGTCTACCAGCGCGCGAATTGATGCGCATGGGGCTGGTGCAGGAAGTGGTTGGTGATGACGCGCTTGAAGCGCGGCTGCACGAGTTCAGCCAGTTGCTGGCGACCAAAAGCCCGCTGGTCCTGTCGCAGATGAAGCGGGTAGCCAATGCATCCATCGAAATGACGCAGGTGGAGGCGCTGAAACAGGAACTTGCCGTGCTGCGCGAACATCTGAAATCCAACGATGCGGCCGAAGGACTTGCCGCATTCGGTGAAAAACGAAAGCCGGTTTTCACCGGCACATGA
- a CDS encoding SDR family NAD(P)-dependent oxidoreductase: MTKPPMRDRDDFGVALVTGAGSGIGQGIALRLAELGARVVVTDIAETGIADTVKQIEAAGGTALGQKLDVSDPASVNAAFDETERWDKCVDVLVNNAGIVGINPFLDFPLEDWNRVMAINLTGSMLCAQLAAREMVRQRYGRIINITSVSGIRAGVGRTAYGTSKAALVGLTRQIALEVAAHGVTANAIAPGAITTPLTESTYTEETVARLLPMIPAGYMADPADIAAAVAYLGSPDARYVNGETLVVDGGYVCGGMMQTGSLDLGTKSSS; encoded by the coding sequence ATGACAAAACCACCAATGAGAGATCGTGACGATTTCGGCGTGGCACTTGTCACCGGTGCAGGTTCTGGCATCGGACAGGGGATTGCTTTGCGGCTGGCGGAGTTGGGCGCGAGGGTTGTTGTCACTGATATTGCCGAAACAGGCATAGCCGATACGGTCAAGCAGATCGAAGCGGCAGGTGGTACAGCGCTTGGGCAAAAGCTTGATGTGTCGGATCCGGCATCGGTGAATGCGGCATTTGACGAGACGGAACGCTGGGACAAATGCGTGGATGTGCTGGTGAACAATGCGGGTATCGTCGGGATTAATCCGTTCCTCGATTTTCCTTTGGAAGACTGGAACCGCGTTATGGCTATCAACCTGACAGGCAGCATGTTGTGCGCGCAACTTGCTGCGCGTGAAATGGTTCGTCAGCGATATGGCAGGATCATCAATATCACGTCGGTCAGCGGCATCCGCGCAGGGGTCGGGCGCACGGCTTACGGCACGTCCAAGGCGGCCTTGGTGGGGCTGACACGCCAGATTGCGCTTGAAGTTGCGGCGCATGGCGTCACGGCAAACGCGATTGCACCGGGCGCCATTACAACTCCGCTCACCGAAAGCACCTATACCGAAGAAACGGTTGCGCGCCTGTTGCCGATGATTCCGGCGGGTTACATGGCCGACCCTGCGGATATCGCGGCGGCAGTTGCCTATCTGGGCTCGCCTGATGCGCGATATGTGAACGGTGAAACACTGGTCGTTGATGGTGGATATGTCTGTGGCGGCATGATGCAGACTGGCTCGCTGGATCTGGGCACAAAAAGTTCGTCCTGA
- a CDS encoding CaiB/BaiF CoA transferase family protein — MLQRSGPLKGVRIVEMAGLGPAPFAAMHLADLGAEVVRIARPGQKFPLPIDAKYNLFNRSRRSLTLDLTKARDVDRLWQLIERAEVLIEGFRPGKMEKLGFGPEQVQARNPALVYGRLTGWGQEGPLAHAAGHDMNYAAITGAVWGLGDADRPPPAPMNLIADQGGGAMMLNVGILAALTHARATGQGQVVDTAMTDGVNLLMTMQHGLVACGAWSDKRSGDFINGGVAWYRCYETGDGKYVSVGCLEPQFFAELLALLGLTDDPRFADQYAPTAQASMMDALTEIFLTATQQEWCDILEGSDACFAPVVSLADASDHAHNRARGSFVTVGGIEMPTPAPRFSRTQPDTPTTGDAGEISLDEILEHWGNNA; from the coding sequence ATGCTGCAACGCTCAGGTCCCCTCAAAGGTGTACGCATTGTTGAAATGGCAGGTCTTGGCCCTGCGCCGTTTGCTGCGATGCATCTGGCTGATCTGGGCGCTGAAGTGGTGCGCATCGCGCGGCCCGGTCAGAAATTTCCGTTGCCGATTGATGCGAAATACAATCTGTTCAACCGCTCGCGCCGCAGCCTGACACTTGACCTGACAAAGGCCAGAGATGTCGACCGGCTCTGGCAGTTGATCGAACGTGCCGAGGTGCTGATCGAAGGGTTCAGGCCGGGCAAAATGGAAAAGCTGGGATTTGGTCCGGAACAGGTGCAGGCGCGCAATCCGGCCTTGGTCTATGGCCGATTGACCGGATGGGGACAGGAAGGGCCGCTGGCACATGCAGCGGGCCACGACATGAATTATGCCGCCATAACCGGTGCGGTTTGGGGTTTGGGCGATGCGGACCGCCCGCCACCTGCACCGATGAACCTGATCGCGGATCAGGGCGGCGGCGCGATGATGCTGAACGTTGGTATCCTTGCAGCCCTGACTCATGCGCGCGCCACGGGGCAGGGGCAGGTGGTCGATACGGCCATGACGGACGGGGTTAACCTGCTGATGACCATGCAGCACGGGTTGGTCGCATGTGGCGCTTGGTCTGATAAACGGTCTGGCGATTTTATCAACGGCGGCGTTGCGTGGTATCGTTGTTACGAAACGGGCGATGGCAAATATGTGTCCGTTGGATGTCTCGAACCGCAATTTTTTGCCGAACTTCTGGCACTTCTGGGCCTCACAGACGATCCGCGCTTTGCCGATCAATACGCACCCACCGCGCAGGCCAGTATGATGGACGCGCTTACGGAGATTTTCCTGACTGCGACCCAACAGGAATGGTGCGATATTCTGGAAGGCAGCGACGCGTGTTTCGCACCTGTGGTTTCTCTGGCTGACGCATCGGATCATGCGCATAATCGCGCCCGGGGCAGCTTTGTCACAGTAGGTGGCATCGAGATGCCGACGCCCGCACCGCGATTCTCGCGAACACAACCCGACACACCGACGACCGGAGATGCGGGAGAAATCAGCCTTGATGAAATCCTTGAACACTGGGGGAACAACGCATGA
- a CDS encoding acyl-CoA dehydrogenase family protein, translating to MFKTEEQIMACDSLRRFLDDQIEPEYLKVKDAPFEKEVIQGFMTRLAEFGLTSAPHPEEAGGMGLDWTTHLMLFEEVGVTAIDIALPILINVVAGEILLKLGSDEIRKKYIGPLLAGEITASMGISEPNVGSDVAAVKTRARRDGDDWVINGEKTWITNGRFSDFLICTCATDEGLTHILVDRKEHGYETRDIKKMGLNAQSTAQIFLDDVRVPIANTIGEVGRGLQQTLVVFERARVHMAMWGISLARRALEESIRYAQERNQHGKQIAGHQLIADKIAVMATEIDAARLLTLRAAGMIDRGERCDKECAMAKWYGTEIAVNATRQAVQIHGGNGVTTDFIVERLAREAIIGPIPDGTTEIQKLLIARTLTGVQAFK from the coding sequence ATGTTCAAAACCGAAGAGCAGATAATGGCTTGCGATTCCTTGCGCCGGTTTCTGGATGACCAGATCGAACCGGAATACCTGAAGGTTAAGGATGCGCCGTTCGAAAAAGAAGTCATTCAGGGTTTCATGACGCGACTTGCCGAGTTCGGTCTGACATCGGCCCCGCATCCCGAAGAAGCGGGCGGTATGGGGCTGGATTGGACCACCCACCTGATGCTGTTCGAAGAGGTTGGTGTTACGGCAATAGATATCGCGCTGCCCATTCTGATCAACGTGGTGGCAGGTGAGATTCTGCTGAAGCTCGGGTCTGATGAGATTCGCAAAAAATATATCGGTCCGTTGCTTGCCGGTGAAATTACCGCGTCGATGGGCATATCGGAACCAAATGTCGGGTCCGATGTGGCCGCTGTCAAAACCCGAGCGCGGCGGGACGGCGATGACTGGGTGATCAATGGCGAAAAGACCTGGATCACCAATGGTCGCTTTTCGGATTTCCTGATATGCACCTGCGCCACCGATGAGGGCCTGACCCATATTCTAGTGGATCGCAAAGAGCATGGCTATGAAACCCGCGACATCAAAAAAATGGGTCTGAACGCACAATCCACGGCACAGATCTTTCTTGATGACGTGCGTGTGCCGATTGCAAACACGATAGGCGAGGTCGGCCGCGGCTTGCAGCAAACGCTTGTGGTGTTTGAACGGGCGCGCGTTCACATGGCCATGTGGGGAATCTCCCTGGCACGGCGCGCGTTGGAAGAGTCGATCAGATATGCGCAGGAACGCAACCAGCACGGCAAGCAGATAGCGGGTCACCAGCTCATCGCAGACAAGATCGCCGTAATGGCCACAGAGATTGATGCTGCGCGGCTTTTGACCCTCCGTGCCGCTGGCATGATCGACCGCGGCGAACGCTGCGACAAGGAATGTGCCATGGCCAAATGGTACGGCACGGAAATCGCAGTGAACGCAACGCGCCAAGCAGTGCAGATCCACGGTGGCAATGGTGTCACCACCGATTTTATCGTCGAACGGCTGGCGCGCGAGGCCATTATCGGGCCGATCCCGGACGGGACTACAGAAATACAAAAATTGCTGATCGCACGGACGCTTACCGGCGTGCAGGCATTCAAATAG
- a CDS encoding class I adenylate-forming enzyme family protein, protein MNIAYILTQSARAYCDRPAVCLGLSTFSTYTQLQDRSAALAAALKQRNLVKGDRVLIFMGNRPEYIEILFAIWTAGCVAVPLNAKLHPNEVTYIHANCDAALAFTDRPEDVEGFSAVIAVGGPEYNAALQASADLQPAHAAQTDPAWIFYTSGTTGRPKGAILTHRNLWTMTTSFLADMCPVTEMSAALHPAPLSHAAGLFMLPFAQRGAANVVPQSGGFDPHEIVTLLHEYPHSSFFVAPTMLTRLTACPALDTAAIENLDLLFCGGAPIYVADLRRAMALLGNRIWIGYGQGEAPCTITYLPPHILSWEIPDSWLGSVGIPRTGVTVCVVDETGTQCPPDVAGEVIVSGDVVMAGYWGNETATASALRDGWLHTGDIGSVDAHGFLTLKDRSKDVIISGGSNIYPREVEEVLLRHSGVVETNVVGREEAEWGEEVIAFVVAEPGVTAQALDRFCLDNIARFKRPKAYCFVLELPKSSYGKILKTELRQMLTDPDTQFEKP, encoded by the coding sequence ATGAACATCGCGTACATTTTGACACAGTCCGCGCGCGCCTATTGCGATCGACCTGCCGTCTGCTTGGGGTTGTCGACGTTCAGCACCTACACCCAATTACAGGACCGCAGCGCGGCCTTGGCCGCTGCGCTGAAACAGCGCAATCTGGTAAAAGGTGACCGTGTTCTGATCTTCATGGGCAACCGGCCCGAATATATCGAGATCCTGTTTGCCATCTGGACTGCCGGATGTGTTGCCGTTCCGTTGAATGCCAAACTGCACCCTAACGAAGTGACCTATATCCATGCTAACTGTGATGCCGCACTTGCCTTTACCGACCGGCCGGAAGACGTCGAAGGGTTTTCAGCAGTCATTGCGGTCGGTGGACCGGAATATAATGCGGCGTTACAAGCGTCAGCGGATTTGCAGCCTGCACACGCTGCGCAAACCGATCCGGCATGGATTTTTTATACCAGCGGCACGACGGGCCGCCCGAAAGGGGCGATACTGACCCACCGCAACCTCTGGACCATGACCACGAGTTTTCTGGCCGATATGTGTCCGGTTACGGAAATGTCGGCGGCGCTGCATCCGGCACCGCTGTCTCATGCGGCAGGGCTGTTTATGCTACCGTTTGCGCAGCGGGGCGCGGCGAATGTTGTGCCGCAAAGCGGTGGATTCGATCCGCATGAAATCGTGACGTTGCTGCATGAATATCCCCATTCATCTTTTTTTGTCGCACCCACGATGCTGACGCGTCTGACGGCCTGTCCTGCGCTTGACACGGCGGCCATCGAAAACCTTGATCTGTTGTTCTGCGGCGGTGCGCCGATTTATGTCGCAGACCTGCGCCGGGCGATGGCGCTGTTGGGCAACCGCATCTGGATCGGATACGGACAAGGCGAGGCACCATGTACGATCACTTATCTACCACCGCATATATTGAGCTGGGAAATTCCGGATAGTTGGCTGGGATCCGTCGGCATTCCACGCACCGGCGTCACGGTCTGTGTGGTGGATGAAACAGGCACACAATGCCCCCCAGATGTCGCGGGCGAAGTGATCGTCAGTGGCGATGTGGTGATGGCGGGATACTGGGGCAATGAAACGGCAACGGCGTCAGCCTTGCGGGACGGCTGGCTCCATACCGGCGACATTGGCAGCGTGGACGCCCACGGTTTCCTGACGCTCAAGGACCGGTCCAAGGACGTGATCATTTCTGGCGGGTCAAATATTTATCCGCGCGAGGTCGAAGAGGTGCTGCTGCGTCATTCCGGCGTGGTCGAAACTAATGTTGTTGGCCGCGAGGAGGCCGAATGGGGCGAGGAAGTCATCGCGTTTGTCGTGGCAGAGCCGGGCGTGACCGCACAGGCGCTGGACCGTTTTTGTCTGGATAACATAGCGCGGTTCAAGCGACCCAAGGCCTATTGCTTTGTTCTCGAACTGCCCAAAAGCAGCTACGGCAAAATACTTAAGACAGAGTTGCGCCAGATGCTGACCGACCCCGATACACAATTCGAAAAACCATAA
- a CDS encoding AMP-binding protein — protein sequence MRVIDFFDRGVAINPNVIALEDAKIGRSYGEVQERTYRFANAITAEGYGRDKMAGVYSPNCVSGLEVMLGLFRAGTIWVPVNAKNGVEENAYILDHNDVEILFYHSDLAPALEQLRELCPKIQKFICLDKQDGAAPWLEDWMAAAPSTDPDVPLGPDDLVGILSSGGTTGRPKGIMLTQLNWTTLIANYYASFDAGPDPVHLLITPMTHASGVLAIALMAAGARSVILPGFDAANVLDTIESEGVTHLFLPPTAVYMLLSQPEVAQRSFPSLRFFLYAAAPMAIDKLRQCLKIFGPVMAQCFGQAESPMFCALLTAEDHNVIGDPAREHRLASCGRPALLTPMAIMDDDGNIMPRGEHGEIVVRGNLVMKGYYKNPEATAEVSQFGWHHTGDIGYLDDEGYLYIVDRKKDMIISGGFNVYPSEVEQVIWSHPAVQDCAVIGVPDEKWGEAIKAVIELKPDATVEPEAIIALCKENLGSVKAPKTVDFWDELPRSPVGKVRKKDIRDTFWQGQARRI from the coding sequence ATGCGTGTGATCGATTTCTTCGACAGGGGTGTCGCAATCAACCCTAACGTGATCGCTTTGGAAGATGCTAAAATCGGCCGGAGTTACGGCGAAGTTCAGGAACGCACATATCGTTTCGCCAATGCCATCACTGCCGAAGGGTACGGACGCGACAAGATGGCCGGCGTTTACAGCCCCAACTGCGTGAGCGGCCTTGAAGTTATGCTGGGCTTGTTTCGTGCCGGCACGATCTGGGTTCCCGTCAATGCCAAGAACGGCGTAGAAGAAAACGCGTATATCCTGGATCATAATGATGTGGAGATTCTGTTTTATCACAGCGATCTTGCACCGGCGCTGGAACAATTGCGTGAACTTTGCCCAAAGATACAAAAATTCATCTGTCTGGATAAACAAGACGGCGCGGCACCATGGCTGGAAGACTGGATGGCCGCGGCCCCTTCAACCGATCCCGATGTGCCGCTTGGCCCTGATGATCTTGTCGGAATTTTATCCTCTGGTGGGACAACGGGGCGGCCCAAGGGGATCATGCTGACGCAGTTGAACTGGACCACGCTAATCGCGAACTATTATGCCAGTTTTGATGCCGGACCTGACCCTGTGCATTTGCTGATCACGCCTATGACCCACGCGTCAGGGGTGCTTGCCATTGCGTTGATGGCCGCTGGTGCGCGCAGCGTCATCCTGCCGGGATTTGATGCCGCCAACGTTCTAGACACAATTGAAAGCGAGGGAGTGACCCATCTGTTCCTGCCGCCGACCGCCGTTTACATGCTGTTGTCGCAACCGGAAGTTGCGCAACGTAGCTTTCCGTCATTGCGGTTCTTTCTTTATGCCGCCGCACCTATGGCCATTGACAAGCTGCGCCAATGCCTGAAGATTTTTGGGCCGGTCATGGCGCAGTGTTTCGGACAAGCAGAATCGCCGATGTTCTGCGCGCTGCTGACGGCAGAGGATCACAATGTTATCGGAGATCCGGCCCGCGAACACCGGCTTGCAAGTTGCGGCAGGCCCGCACTTTTGACACCGATGGCGATCATGGATGATGACGGTAACATTATGCCGCGTGGTGAGCATGGTGAAATTGTTGTGCGCGGAAATCTGGTGATGAAGGGGTATTACAAAAACCCCGAAGCAACCGCAGAGGTTTCCCAGTTCGGTTGGCACCATACCGGCGACATCGGGTATCTGGATGACGAGGGTTACCTTTATATCGTGGACCGCAAGAAAGACATGATCATTTCGGGCGGCTTCAACGTTTATCCCTCGGAAGTCGAGCAGGTGATCTGGTCGCATCCTGCCGTGCAGGATTGCGCGGTGATCGGTGTGCCTGACGAAAAATGGGGTGAAGCGATCAAGGCGGTGATCGAACTCAAACCCGATGCAACGGTGGAACCCGAAGCAATCATTGCATTGTGCAAGGAAAACCTTGGCAGCGTAAAGGCCCCCAAAACGGTTGACTTCTGGGATGAACTGCCGCGCAGCCCCGTTGGGAAAGTGCGCAAAAAGGACATCAGGGATACGTTCTGGCAGGGGCAAGCGCGCAGAATTTAG
- a CDS encoding thiolase family protein, with amino-acid sequence MTKIYIAGVAMTKMGRLDGATVKSLTCEAVDGAMADAGIGKDDIQAAYYANTTQRHLEAQLMIPGQITLREMGFEGIPMVNVENACASGSTALNLAAQFLKAGEGDVALAVGAEKMWTGDKAKMFSFFDGAWDVSTVEENTEKLMALGKGIDVPNDTTSDKPFSVFMAIYGAFGLAHMRTFGTTQKQIAAIAAKNHMHSVENEKAQFRAPYTVDEILSAPPITYPLTLPMCAPMSDGGAAAVLMTEAGLKKFGISRDRAIEVRASVIQTGSNRAPEDYENHLTAIAARRAYEIAGIGPQDVSVAEVHDATAVGELIQIENLGLFPFGEGGAASERGDTSIGGRVPVNPSGGLECKGHPIGATGLGQVYELVSQLRGECGPRQVEGARIAIAENGGGLIGIEEAVASILILGR; translated from the coding sequence ATGACAAAAATTTACATTGCCGGGGTCGCGATGACCAAAATGGGACGCCTCGACGGGGCAACGGTAAAGTCGCTGACCTGCGAGGCTGTCGATGGCGCGATGGCGGACGCCGGCATTGGCAAGGATGACATTCAGGCTGCCTACTACGCGAACACAACACAGCGACATCTTGAGGCGCAGTTGATGATCCCGGGCCAGATCACCCTGCGCGAGATGGGATTTGAGGGCATCCCGATGGTAAACGTCGAAAATGCATGTGCCAGCGGGTCAACCGCGTTGAACCTTGCGGCTCAATTTCTCAAAGCAGGCGAGGGTGACGTGGCTTTGGCCGTTGGGGCCGAAAAAATGTGGACAGGTGACAAAGCTAAGATGTTCAGCTTTTTCGATGGCGCGTGGGATGTGTCCACCGTTGAGGAAAATACCGAAAAACTGATGGCGCTGGGCAAAGGCATCGACGTGCCGAATGACACCACTTCGGACAAGCCGTTTTCAGTCTTTATGGCGATTTACGGAGCGTTCGGGCTGGCGCATATGCGCACGTTCGGCACGACCCAAAAACAGATTGCTGCGATTGCAGCAAAGAACCACATGCATTCGGTTGAAAATGAAAAGGCGCAATTCCGCGCGCCTTATACCGTTGACGAAATATTAAGCGCACCACCGATCACTTATCCTTTGACCCTGCCAATGTGCGCCCCGATGAGCGATGGCGGTGCCGCTGCGGTTCTGATGACCGAGGCCGGATTGAAAAAGTTCGGGATCAGCCGGGATCGTGCCATCGAAGTGCGCGCCAGCGTGATCCAGACCGGATCAAACCGCGCGCCGGAGGATTATGAGAACCACCTGACCGCGATTGCGGCACGGCGGGCATATGAAATCGCCGGTATCGGTCCCCAAGACGTATCAGTTGCCGAAGTGCATGACGCAACAGCGGTGGGTGAGTTGATCCAGATCGAAAACCTTGGGCTGTTCCCATTTGGCGAAGGGGGTGCTGCATCCGAGCGCGGTGACACCTCCATCGGCGGGCGGGTGCCGGTGAACCCGTCGGGCGGGCTGGAATGCAAAGGCCACCCGATTGGCGCGACTGGGTTGGGCCAGGTTTACGAACTGGTATCGCAACTGCGCGGTGAATGTGGACCTAGACAGGTCGAAGGTGCGCGGATCGCCATCGCGGAAAATGGCGGCGGTTTGATCGGTATCGAAGAGGCCGTGGCCTCCATCCTTATTCTCGGGCGCTAG
- a CDS encoding lipid-transfer protein produces the protein MTAIIAGVGMIPFAKPGASAPYDEMGEVAIRLALDDAGIAFEDVQQAYASYVYGDSTSGQRVIYRVGMTGIPIINVNNNCSSGSTALFLARQAVESGVAECVLAVGFEQMAPGALGVVFPDRPSPLAEFDAATDRLIGDVDLPMTLRYFGGAGKAHMERFGTKMETFAKIRAKASRHAANNPLSVFRKEMTTQDVMGAQVIWPGVMTRPMACPPTCGAAAALVVSKGFAEKMGLDTTVQIRAQAMTTDKLLDPETGDMIEVVGARLSRDAARMVYEKAGVGPDDIDVIELHDCFAQNELISYEALGLCAEGDGEKLVDDGDNTFGGKYVTNPSGGLLSKGHPLGATGLAQCFELTNQLRGKAENRQVDNARLALQHNVGLGGAAVVTLYERITA, from the coding sequence ATGACTGCCATTATTGCCGGTGTCGGCATGATCCCTTTTGCAAAACCGGGCGCATCGGCACCTTACGACGAGATGGGCGAGGTGGCGATCCGTCTTGCACTGGATGACGCCGGTATCGCGTTCGAAGACGTGCAACAGGCCTATGCCAGCTATGTTTACGGCGACAGCACAAGCGGGCAGCGTGTGATTTACCGCGTGGGCATGACGGGCATCCCGATTATCAACGTGAACAACAATTGTTCGAGCGGTTCAACAGCGCTTTTCCTCGCACGGCAGGCTGTCGAAAGCGGTGTGGCAGAATGTGTGCTGGCGGTGGGTTTTGAACAGATGGCCCCCGGTGCGTTGGGTGTTGTCTTTCCCGATCGCCCGTCACCGCTGGCGGAATTTGATGCCGCCACGGACCGGCTGATAGGGGACGTCGATCTGCCGATGACGCTTCGGTATTTCGGCGGTGCGGGCAAGGCGCATATGGAACGATTTGGTACGAAGATGGAGACATTCGCCAAAATTCGGGCCAAGGCTAGCCGCCATGCCGCGAACAACCCACTCTCGGTTTTCCGCAAGGAGATGACCACGCAGGATGTAATGGGTGCGCAGGTGATCTGGCCCGGTGTAATGACACGGCCAATGGCTTGTCCGCCCACCTGCGGCGCTGCGGCGGCGCTTGTGGTGTCCAAAGGGTTCGCTGAAAAAATGGGCCTTGATACAACTGTACAAATCCGCGCGCAGGCAATGACAACGGATAAACTGCTGGACCCTGAAACCGGCGACATGATCGAAGTGGTTGGCGCCAGGCTGAGCCGTGATGCCGCGCGCATGGTCTATGAAAAGGCGGGCGTGGGTCCTGACGATATCGACGTGATCGAATTGCATGACTGTTTCGCGCAGAACGAATTGATTTCCTACGAGGCCCTGGGGCTATGTGCCGAAGGTGATGGCGAAAAGTTGGTCGATGATGGCGACAACACCTTTGGCGGGAAATACGTCACGAACCCGTCTGGTGGTCTGCTGTCAAAGGGGCATCCACTGGGTGCTACGGGGCTGGCACAGTGTTTTGAGTTGACCAACCAACTGCGTGGAAAGGCAGAGAACCGGCAGGTCGATAATGCGCGGCTTGCCCTCCAGCATAACGTTGGGCTGGGCGGTGCGGCGGTTGTTACACTTTATGAAAGGATTACAGCATGA
- a CDS encoding SDR family NAD(P)-dependent oxidoreductase has protein sequence MEIEGKTIIVTGGASGLGAATAKYLRARGAKIGIFDMSQGAGDALVKELGASNAMFCNVDVTDDEGVDAAVDAVVSKFGALHGCINCAGVVSPMKVIDRDGKAASLDTFRRTVDINLVGTFNVMSKAVQRMLLNEPENGEERGVVVNVSSGAAMEGQIGQPAYSSSKAGVMGLNLPAARELGAKGIRVNAIAPGLFGTPMVMSLPDNVIANLEASVEAPKRVGRMEEFAHCCAFLIENSYMNGETVRLDAATRLQAR, from the coding sequence ATGGAAATCGAAGGCAAGACAATCATCGTCACCGGCGGGGCATCGGGTCTTGGCGCGGCGACGGCGAAATATCTGCGAGCACGCGGTGCCAAGATTGGTATTTTCGATATGTCGCAGGGCGCTGGCGATGCGCTGGTCAAGGAACTGGGTGCTTCAAACGCAATGTTCTGCAACGTCGATGTGACCGACGATGAAGGCGTGGACGCGGCAGTTGACGCCGTGGTTTCAAAATTCGGTGCGCTGCATGGGTGCATCAACTGCGCCGGGGTCGTCAGCCCGATGAAAGTGATCGACCGTGACGGCAAGGCCGCGTCGCTCGACACATTCCGCCGCACGGTTGATATCAATCTTGTCGGCACATTCAACGTAATGAGCAAAGCTGTTCAGCGGATGTTGTTGAATGAACCCGAAAACGGCGAAGAGCGCGGTGTTGTTGTCAACGTCTCCTCTGGTGCTGCGATGGAAGGGCAAATCGGCCAGCCGGCTTATTCGTCGTCAAAGGCGGGGGTGATGGGCCTTAACCTGCCTGCCGCGCGCGAACTGGGTGCCAAGGGCATTCGCGTCAACGCGATTGCACCCGGCCTGTTCGGCACGCCGATGGTCATGTCGCTGCCCGACAACGTGATCGCAAACCTCGAAGCCTCTGTCGAAGCGCCCAAGCGTGTCGGCCGGATGGAAGAATTCGCTCATTGCTGCGCCTTTCTGATCGAGAATTCATATATGAACGGCGAAACCGTGCGGCTTGATGCTGCCACGCGCCTGCAGGCGAGATAG